In the genome of Paenibacillus pabuli, one region contains:
- the nrdG gene encoding anaerobic ribonucleoside-triphosphate reductase activating protein, with product MNLYGYIPESVNEGPGLRAVLFISGCRHACPGCFSPDSWSFRAGEPFTQERQRQILHEVTSHPLLEGVTLCGGDPFFSAAECASWVRQLRAARPDLTVWAYTGFVYEELITEPSRAELSRLCDVIIDGPYIAAERDVSLPFRGSRNQRIIDVEATRAGQTIVTLQLDAG from the coding sequence GTGAATCTGTACGGTTATATCCCGGAATCGGTGAATGAGGGGCCTGGCCTGCGTGCCGTGTTGTTCATCAGCGGATGCCGACATGCCTGTCCGGGCTGCTTCAGCCCGGACTCCTGGAGCTTCCGTGCAGGTGAACCATTCACGCAGGAGCGGCAGCGGCAGATTTTGCATGAAGTGACTTCCCATCCCTTGCTGGAAGGGGTTACGTTATGCGGAGGTGATCCTTTTTTCTCTGCTGCGGAGTGTGCATCCTGGGTTCGGCAGCTTCGAGCTGCTCGGCCTGATCTGACGGTATGGGCCTACACGGGGTTTGTATACGAGGAGCTGATTACAGAACCGTCGCGTGCGGAGTTATCCCGGCTATGTGACGTCATAATTGATGGGCCTTATATCGCAGCTGAGCGTGATGTGTCTCTTCCTTTTCGGGGCAGTCGTAATCAGCGCATCATTGATGTGGAAGCAACGAGGGCTGGTCAGACAATCGTTACCTTGCAGTTGGATGCAGGGTAA
- the metE gene encoding 5-methyltetrahydropteroyltriglutamate--homocysteine S-methyltransferase, whose product MSQSQQQQARVLTGNLGYPRIGAGREWKKALESFWAGRIDESALHQELTTLRLQDLKKQQAQQLDLIPVGDFSYYDHILDVSAMFGVVPERFNHTGGPVSVSTYYAMARGNDQATACEMTKWLNTNYHYIVPEIHNDTAFALLENKPLDAYREAKQELGLEGKPVVVGPYSYVRFAKGYDAEHFAEIVTRLVPVYAQLLSELQAEGVQWVQIDEPALTLVVSSEDEALLQQVYAALAQAAPELKLLLQTYFESVEAYPVVTALPVAGIGLDLVHGYEGNLASLREHGFPQDKWLGAGVIDGRNIWRADLAETAKLLEQVAEFAAEGKLIIQPSCSLLHVPVTAAQESALDPVLRNALAFADEKLEEIATLGTLLSGGAKQADPAAAVAEASRRVEASTEAVRLLSESESRTRLSGSPAGVHADEQLLRSASFQERRELQQQKWSLPLLPTTTIGSFPQTADVRKARALFRKGEWNAEQYDAYVREQIQEWITIQEEIGLDVLVHGEFERTDMVEFFGEKLTGFAFTKNGWVQSYGSRCVKPPVIYGDVLFNEPMTVKETAYAQTLTSKPVKGMLTGPVTILNWSFVRSDIPRSEVSYQIARAIRDEVEALEQAGIEMIQVDEPALREGLPLKRSKWDEYLQWAVESFRLATATVKPTTQVHTHMCYCEFDDIIEAISDLDADVISIETSRSHGELVGSFEQNTYDKGIGLGVYDIHSPRVPGKDEMLNMIERALQVLPADLFWVNPDCGLKTRGKTEVVDALSIMVDAARTARERVTADSSI is encoded by the coding sequence ATGTCGCAATCACAGCAACAACAGGCACGAGTTCTGACAGGCAACCTCGGTTACCCCCGCATCGGTGCGGGACGTGAATGGAAGAAAGCACTGGAGTCTTTCTGGGCTGGCCGAATCGATGAATCCGCGCTTCATCAGGAACTGACCACTCTTCGGTTGCAGGATCTGAAGAAACAGCAGGCACAGCAGCTCGATCTGATTCCTGTGGGCGACTTCTCCTACTATGACCATATTCTCGATGTATCGGCGATGTTTGGCGTCGTCCCCGAGCGCTTTAACCATACAGGCGGACCGGTATCCGTATCTACCTATTACGCTATGGCCCGGGGTAATGACCAGGCAACGGCCTGTGAGATGACCAAATGGCTAAACACCAACTATCACTACATCGTACCTGAGATTCATAATGATACTGCATTTGCATTGCTTGAAAATAAACCCCTTGACGCCTATCGCGAAGCGAAGCAGGAGCTTGGGCTGGAAGGCAAACCGGTCGTAGTCGGCCCATACTCGTATGTACGGTTCGCCAAAGGCTATGACGCGGAACACTTCGCCGAGATCGTTACACGCCTCGTTCCGGTATACGCCCAGCTTCTGTCCGAGCTTCAGGCAGAAGGCGTACAGTGGGTACAGATCGACGAGCCTGCTCTGACGCTGGTGGTCTCATCCGAGGATGAAGCCTTGCTGCAGCAGGTGTATGCTGCCTTGGCACAAGCCGCACCGGAATTGAAGCTGCTGCTTCAAACGTACTTCGAATCGGTGGAAGCTTATCCGGTCGTGACAGCACTGCCTGTTGCCGGAATTGGCCTGGACCTGGTTCACGGCTATGAAGGCAACCTGGCCAGCCTGCGGGAGCATGGCTTCCCGCAGGATAAATGGTTGGGCGCCGGTGTCATCGACGGGCGCAACATCTGGCGCGCCGATCTCGCAGAGACGGCGAAGCTGCTGGAGCAGGTGGCTGAATTCGCTGCCGAAGGCAAGCTGATCATTCAGCCTTCCTGCAGCCTGCTGCATGTACCGGTTACTGCCGCTCAGGAGAGCGCGCTTGATCCGGTACTGCGCAATGCCCTGGCCTTTGCCGATGAGAAGCTGGAGGAAATTGCGACGCTCGGCACGTTGTTGTCCGGCGGTGCGAAGCAGGCGGACCCGGCAGCGGCTGTGGCTGAAGCCAGCCGCCGCGTGGAGGCGAGCACCGAAGCGGTGCGCCTGCTGAGCGAGTCCGAATCACGGACACGCCTGAGCGGTTCGCCTGCTGGGGTGCACGCTGACGAGCAGCTGCTTCGCAGCGCGTCATTCCAGGAGCGGCGCGAATTGCAGCAGCAAAAATGGTCGCTCCCGCTGCTGCCAACGACAACCATTGGCAGCTTCCCGCAAACGGCAGACGTGCGTAAGGCACGCGCCCTCTTCCGCAAAGGCGAATGGAACGCGGAGCAGTATGACGCCTATGTACGCGAGCAAATTCAGGAATGGATCACCATTCAGGAGGAAATTGGTCTGGATGTGCTTGTGCACGGTGAGTTTGAACGTACCGATATGGTCGAGTTTTTCGGTGAGAAGCTGACCGGATTCGCCTTTACCAAAAACGGCTGGGTACAATCCTACGGCTCACGCTGCGTGAAACCACCTGTCATTTACGGAGATGTGCTGTTCAATGAACCGATGACGGTGAAAGAAACGGCGTATGCCCAGACACTGACCAGCAAACCGGTGAAAGGCATGCTCACAGGTCCGGTAACCATTCTGAACTGGTCCTTTGTCCGCTCGGATATTCCGCGCAGCGAAGTATCCTACCAGATTGCTCGCGCCATTCGGGACGAGGTTGAAGCGCTGGAGCAAGCAGGCATTGAGATGATTCAGGTGGATGAGCCGGCTCTGCGTGAAGGACTGCCACTCAAACGAAGCAAGTGGGATGAGTACCTGCAATGGGCCGTGGAATCCTTCCGTTTGGCTACTGCAACCGTAAAACCGACAACGCAGGTGCATACCCACATGTGCTACTGCGAGTTCGATGATATTATTGAAGCCATCAGCGACCTGGATGCAGATGTAATCTCGATTGAAACATCCCGCAGCCATGGGGAACTGGTAGGCAGCTTCGAGCAGAATACGTATGACAAAGGCATCGGACTCGGTGTATACGACATTCACAGTCCGCGTGTTCCAGGCAAGGACGAGATGTTGAATATGATCGAGCGCGCACTTCAAGTGCTGCCAGCAGATCTGTTCTGGGTGAATCCTGACTGCGGACTGAAAACACGTGGTAAAACCGAAGTCGTGGATGCATTGAGCATCATGGTGGACGCTGCCCGTACGGCAAGAGAACGAGTAACGGCAGACTCCTCCATCTAA
- a CDS encoding glycoside hydrolase family 3 C-terminal domain-containing protein has product MTNQTKYPFQDTTLELDTRVKDLVSRLSEDEKIESMLQYQPAVERLGIAAYKHGTEAAHGLAWLGEATSFPQPVGLACTWDADLMKEIGSVIGDEARVFYKRNPAVNGLTLWAPTVDMERDPRWGRNEEAYGEDPELTAELTTALVKGIQGDHPKYYRAVATLKHFLANNNEVDRGSGSSSIDPRNMREYYLKAFEKPFKEGGAQSMMTAYNSINGTPALLHPFVNEIVKGEWGMDGFIVSDAGDVMGIKNDHKYYDSHTPGTVESVKAGIDSITDDAELSKQALREGLEQGTLTMDDIDLALFNTFRVRFRLGEFDPAEGNPYASIGEEAMMTEKARALSLRAAREQVVLLKNDQGTLPLDKTKSGKVAVIGQLGGTVYRDWYAGTMPYSVSPLEAISGKVGSDKVAFKDGNDRITLTSAASGKAVGLAGDEKSSIIASGDAETFTLSDWGFGSYTLQAASNGKYLTTDEETVTASADEVYGWFVKEVFHLLPEQDGSVGLTTWNGKTVTAPNGGNDAFAVSEELKSFGAAETFKKDIVVNGLEEAVAAAKEAETAIVFVGNNPLVNGKEEIDRPGLDLAESQQRLVEAVYAANPNTVVVIVGSYPFTSNWIQENIPAVLYTSHAGQELGNAVADVLYGDYAPAGRLNMTWVQSADQLTDIRDYDIIQSGRTYQYFEGDVLYPFGHGLTYASFKYSNLELNPAQAGVGETITVHVDVTNTGAIASDEVVQLYVRAGQSRVKRPLKTLKGFRRLHIEAGATVKVSFTLPVQELAIWDVTRDRYVVESGTYSIMVGKSSADVQLVADLTVQGETIPARNLGVATRAENYDAYFGVDLDESKEGGTSVRVIGEQGWIAFKDADLGSGAAALEARVSAEQANAVLEVRLGAPDGTLAGRVELTQGEAQQWATVKADLQGVSGQQDVYLVLSAGVRVSHFEIR; this is encoded by the coding sequence ATGACCAACCAAACGAAATATCCTTTCCAGGATACAACGCTCGAACTGGATACACGTGTAAAGGACCTCGTATCCCGTCTGTCGGAAGATGAGAAAATCGAATCCATGCTGCAATACCAACCCGCAGTAGAACGACTGGGTATCGCAGCATACAAACACGGCACAGAAGCAGCCCATGGTCTGGCTTGGCTTGGCGAAGCGACTTCCTTCCCGCAGCCGGTAGGGCTGGCGTGTACATGGGATGCGGACCTGATGAAAGAAATCGGCTCCGTGATCGGAGACGAGGCACGTGTATTTTACAAACGCAATCCAGCAGTAAACGGTCTGACGCTGTGGGCACCTACGGTTGATATGGAGCGTGATCCGCGTTGGGGTCGGAACGAAGAGGCTTATGGTGAAGACCCGGAACTGACTGCTGAGCTGACAACGGCTTTGGTTAAGGGAATCCAGGGCGACCATCCGAAGTATTACAGGGCGGTTGCCACGTTGAAGCATTTCCTTGCAAACAATAATGAAGTGGACCGCGGCAGTGGTTCATCGAGCATTGATCCACGCAACATGCGTGAATATTATTTGAAGGCGTTCGAGAAACCGTTTAAAGAGGGCGGCGCACAGTCCATGATGACCGCGTACAACTCGATTAATGGTACACCGGCATTGCTGCATCCGTTTGTAAACGAGATTGTGAAGGGCGAATGGGGCATGGATGGCTTCATCGTGAGTGATGCAGGGGACGTCATGGGGATTAAGAACGATCATAAATACTATGATTCCCACACACCAGGTACAGTAGAATCCGTCAAAGCCGGAATTGACAGCATTACCGATGATGCGGAGCTGTCGAAGCAGGCGCTGCGTGAAGGATTGGAGCAGGGCACACTCACCATGGATGACATTGATCTAGCGCTGTTTAATACGTTCCGTGTCCGTTTCCGTCTGGGAGAATTCGATCCGGCTGAGGGCAATCCGTATGCTTCGATTGGTGAAGAAGCGATGATGACGGAAAAGGCGAGGGCTTTGTCATTGAGAGCAGCGAGAGAACAAGTGGTATTGCTCAAAAATGATCAAGGCACACTGCCGCTGGATAAAACAAAATCCGGCAAAGTGGCTGTGATTGGTCAACTGGGCGGAACAGTCTATCGTGACTGGTATGCAGGCACCATGCCATATAGCGTATCCCCGCTTGAAGCGATCAGCGGCAAAGTAGGCAGCGACAAAGTTGCGTTCAAGGATGGTAATGACCGCATTACACTTACTTCCGCAGCAAGCGGCAAGGCTGTCGGGCTGGCTGGAGATGAGAAATCATCCATCATTGCTTCAGGAGATGCCGAGACATTTACACTGAGTGACTGGGGCTTTGGCAGCTATACCCTGCAGGCAGCAAGCAACGGCAAATATCTGACAACAGATGAAGAAACGGTTACGGCATCGGCGGATGAAGTATATGGCTGGTTTGTGAAGGAAGTATTCCATCTGTTGCCGGAGCAGGATGGAAGCGTGGGGCTAACGACTTGGAACGGCAAAACCGTAACAGCACCGAATGGCGGAAACGATGCGTTTGCCGTCTCCGAAGAGTTGAAATCCTTCGGTGCTGCGGAAACATTCAAAAAGGATATTGTCGTGAATGGATTGGAAGAAGCGGTAGCGGCCGCGAAGGAAGCGGAGACGGCGATTGTATTTGTCGGCAACAATCCACTTGTGAATGGTAAAGAAGAGATCGACCGTCCAGGTCTGGATCTGGCTGAATCCCAGCAGCGTCTGGTTGAAGCCGTATATGCAGCGAATCCAAATACTGTTGTAGTTATCGTGGGAAGTTACCCATTCACATCCAACTGGATACAGGAGAACATCCCGGCTGTATTATATACATCCCATGCAGGACAAGAGTTGGGGAACGCTGTGGCTGACGTATTGTATGGCGATTATGCGCCAGCAGGCCGCCTGAATATGACATGGGTACAATCGGCAGATCAGCTGACCGATATCAGAGATTACGATATCATTCAATCCGGACGTACGTATCAGTATTTTGAAGGTGACGTACTGTATCCATTCGGACATGGATTAACGTATGCATCGTTTAAATACAGCAATTTGGAGCTGAATCCGGCCCAAGCTGGCGTGGGTGAGACAATCACTGTGCATGTGGACGTGACAAATACAGGAGCGATCGCCAGTGATGAGGTTGTTCAGTTGTACGTGCGCGCCGGACAGTCCCGTGTGAAACGTCCGCTCAAAACATTAAAAGGTTTCCGTCGTCTGCATATTGAAGCTGGAGCTACAGTAAAAGTCAGCTTCACACTGCCCGTTCAGGAACTGGCGATCTGGGATGTAACCCGTGATCGTTATGTGGTCGAAAGCGGCACCTACTCCATTATGGTGGGCAAATCTTCTGCCGACGTTCAGCTTGTTGCTGACCTGACCGTACAAGGCGAGACTATTCCTGCACGTAATCTGGGTGTAGCTACTCGTGCCGAGAATTACGATGCATACTTCGGTGTGGATCTGGATGAGAGCAAGGAAGGCGGAACTTCTGTCCGTGTGATTGGAGAGCAGGGATGGATTGCCTTCAAAGATGCGGATCTGGGCAGCGGGGCAGCAGCGCTTGAAGCTCGTGTATCGGCAGAACAGGCAAATGCGGTATTGGAAGTTCGACTGGGCGCACCTGACGGTACACTGGCAGGACGCGTGGAACTGACACAGGGCGAGGCACAACAGTGGGCCACGGTTAAGGCAGACCTGCAAGGCGTATCGGGTCAACAGGATGTATACCTCGTGTTGTCCGCAGGAGTACGTGTCAGCCATTTCGAGATTCGTTAA
- a CDS encoding FAD-dependent oxidoreductase, producing the protein MSDHQQPSTGLPSIPESLWRATNTFNEYPKLTENTTADVAIIGAGIAGITTAYLLAQKGMRVVVLEAGKVLDGTTGHTTAKISAQHGVIFDELLHHFGEEQARMYYEGNATAAKWIRDLVKEKKIDCQWAEEDAYVYIQSEENLKKLEIELTAYGKLDIPGQWVDPLPIPVPSRAGIKMPGQARFDPLRYLHYLLESAVKQGVRIYEHTTVTDVEEDASLHVRTYENGPSVTAEHVVVASHFPVYDPGFYFTRLHAERSYAVVVEPQKPFTGGMYLSDDEPYRSLRTVIHEGKEHILFGGENHKTGQGICTFGHYEHLERYAAETFGIRNIPFRWSAQDLISLDKVPYIGPITGRHERVYVATGFAKWGMTTGTMAGHILTDRITGRDNSYAAVFDPARFKADPGVKNFIVENANVAKELISGKVGIIHRNVGELGNDEGSVVRHDGKRAGAYKDPNGKLFLVDTTCTHLGCEVEWNKGERSWDCPCHGSRYDYAGKVIEGPAVEDLKVLEAQE; encoded by the coding sequence GTGAGTGACCACCAACAGCCCTCCACGGGTTTGCCTTCCATTCCGGAATCGCTGTGGAGAGCAACAAATACATTCAATGAATATCCGAAACTGACAGAAAATACAACTGCCGATGTAGCCATTATTGGTGCAGGAATCGCGGGCATCACAACCGCCTATCTGCTGGCCCAGAAAGGTATGCGCGTGGTTGTGCTTGAAGCTGGAAAAGTACTGGACGGCACAACCGGCCATACAACCGCCAAAATATCCGCACAGCATGGCGTGATATTCGATGAATTGCTGCATCATTTTGGTGAGGAACAGGCCCGCATGTATTATGAAGGCAATGCGACAGCAGCCAAGTGGATACGCGATCTGGTAAAAGAGAAGAAGATCGATTGTCAGTGGGCTGAGGAAGATGCCTACGTCTATATTCAATCCGAGGAAAACCTCAAGAAGCTGGAAATTGAACTGACCGCCTATGGCAAGCTGGATATTCCGGGTCAATGGGTTGATCCCCTTCCTATCCCTGTCCCATCCAGGGCAGGCATTAAGATGCCGGGACAGGCTCGATTTGATCCGCTTCGTTATCTACATTACCTACTGGAATCTGCAGTTAAGCAAGGTGTCCGCATTTACGAACATACAACGGTAACCGATGTAGAGGAAGACGCCTCGTTACATGTGCGAACATATGAGAACGGTCCATCCGTAACGGCCGAACATGTCGTTGTCGCCTCCCATTTTCCGGTTTACGACCCTGGGTTTTATTTTACAAGGCTGCACGCTGAACGTTCTTATGCTGTTGTTGTTGAGCCTCAGAAGCCGTTTACTGGTGGGATGTACCTCTCGGATGATGAACCTTATCGTTCACTTCGCACCGTGATCCATGAAGGCAAGGAACACATCCTGTTCGGAGGAGAAAATCACAAAACAGGACAAGGCATCTGTACGTTTGGTCACTATGAACATCTGGAGCGTTATGCAGCCGAAACATTTGGCATTCGCAACATTCCGTTTCGCTGGTCAGCCCAGGACCTGATTTCACTCGACAAGGTCCCTTACATTGGACCGATCACTGGACGACATGAGCGTGTTTATGTAGCTACAGGTTTTGCCAAGTGGGGCATGACCACAGGAACGATGGCTGGACATATTCTTACGGATCGAATTACTGGACGGGACAACTCTTACGCAGCTGTATTCGATCCTGCAAGGTTCAAGGCAGATCCTGGAGTGAAAAACTTCATTGTAGAGAATGCCAATGTAGCCAAGGAACTAATTTCCGGCAAAGTAGGCATTATTCACAGAAACGTCGGAGAACTCGGTAACGATGAAGGGTCTGTTGTTCGCCATGACGGCAAACGGGCTGGCGCCTACAAAGATCCGAATGGCAAACTCTTTCTGGTGGACACTACCTGCACCCACTTGGGCTGTGAGGTGGAATGGAATAAAGGGGAACGCTCCTGGGATTGTCCATGCCATGGCTCACGCTACGACTACGCTGGCAAAGTCATTGAAGGCCCTGCCGTTGAAGACCTCAAGGTGTTGGAAGCACAGGAATAA
- a CDS encoding PadR family transcriptional regulator — protein sequence MNANIQFKKGVLELCVLVLINRQDRYGYELAQAISQHIEVAEGALYPLLRRLVNDGYCTTYLQESSEGPPRKYYKLSDTGRDYMKTLTNEWNSFVRSVANLIEEGTPNE from the coding sequence GTGAATGCGAATATTCAATTCAAAAAAGGGGTGCTGGAGCTATGCGTGCTTGTTCTGATCAACCGCCAGGATCGTTATGGCTACGAACTGGCTCAGGCCATATCCCAGCATATTGAAGTGGCGGAAGGCGCGCTGTATCCCCTTTTGCGAAGATTGGTCAATGACGGCTATTGTACAACTTACCTGCAGGAATCCAGTGAAGGTCCGCCGCGTAAATATTACAAATTGTCTGATACAGGCCGTGACTATATGAAGACCCTTACGAATGAATGGAATAGTTTTGTGCGCAGTGTCGCAAATCTTATAGAGGAAGGTACCCCCAATGAATAA
- a CDS encoding HAAS signaling domain-containing protein, with translation MNKQQFMQAMEVHLRPMDPLERAELLADYEQHFEMGLREGRPEEEIARELGHPVEIAKEALGYRYDAQTPGSDPFYAPTFEEMRPQQRGNRAARNLFTAIGLFFLNIILAIPLGLTLWSVWLTIASLSLLVLAPVAAAVDFLYLDHFEYSELFVSIGVFGIGILFALATKSVFKTFKLITLQYIRWNQKTMKGDV, from the coding sequence ATGAATAAACAACAATTCATGCAGGCAATGGAGGTTCATCTAAGACCGATGGACCCGCTGGAACGGGCAGAATTGCTCGCTGATTATGAACAGCATTTTGAGATGGGATTAAGGGAAGGAAGACCGGAAGAAGAAATTGCCAGGGAACTGGGGCATCCGGTCGAGATTGCAAAAGAAGCACTCGGTTATCGGTATGATGCACAGACGCCAGGATCTGATCCGTTCTATGCACCAACATTTGAAGAAATGCGTCCGCAGCAAAGGGGAAATCGCGCTGCTCGCAACCTCTTCACGGCAATCGGACTTTTTTTCCTGAACATCATACTCGCGATTCCACTAGGGTTGACTCTGTGGTCGGTATGGCTCACGATTGCCAGTCTGTCGCTGCTGGTATTAGCCCCGGTCGCTGCTGCAGTGGATTTCTTATATCTCGACCATTTCGAGTATTCGGAATTGTTTGTTTCAATTGGAGTATTCGGAATAGGCATTCTATTCGCCCTTGCGACCAAATCGGTTTTTAAAACCTTTAAGTTAATCACTCTTCAGTATATAAGATGGAATCAAAAGACGATGAAAGGAGATGTCTAA
- a CDS encoding DUF4097 family beta strand repeat-containing protein, which yields MSTKKWIALAILCIGIGLLGTSIYGVEFGDQREDYSKRWEFKNDELHNIMMNANFSADVEFIVSPDSNGYIEVDGKWDQATIEAFEQATITNGTFTLSQKERMRLQFFTLYWNDLRQKITVALPEGHQLDEVNIVSSSSDLDLEGLHANTLDINNTSGSIHLQDITVPTIQLDLTSGDIKAAAIAGDMEVKQTSGSFTLNGINGDVTRSVQSGDTKITQLNGAADVKFTSGSVKIEQEVSGPMDVSGHSGDISIQAAPDFDGIYDAQATSGDVNIPDSPMVSRDVIKARTTSGSIKIKQ from the coding sequence ATGAGCACCAAAAAATGGATCGCTCTAGCGATACTATGTATCGGCATCGGTTTGCTTGGAACCTCCATATACGGAGTTGAGTTCGGAGACCAAAGAGAGGACTACTCCAAACGTTGGGAATTCAAAAATGATGAGCTGCACAACATCATGATGAATGCCAACTTCAGTGCAGATGTTGAATTCATCGTAAGTCCCGATTCCAATGGCTACATTGAAGTGGATGGCAAGTGGGACCAGGCAACCATTGAAGCTTTTGAACAGGCCACGATTACGAATGGAACCTTTACGTTGTCTCAGAAGGAACGCATGCGTTTGCAATTTTTCACCCTTTACTGGAATGATCTACGGCAAAAGATTACGGTTGCTCTGCCAGAAGGACATCAGCTGGATGAAGTCAACATCGTCTCTTCTTCCAGTGATCTGGACCTGGAGGGTCTGCATGCCAATACCTTGGATATTAACAATACGTCTGGAAGTATTCATCTCCAGGACATTACAGTACCAACCATTCAACTGGATCTAACTTCAGGAGACATTAAAGCTGCGGCAATTGCGGGAGACATGGAAGTAAAACAAACTTCCGGAAGTTTCACGTTGAATGGCATAAATGGTGATGTGACTCGCAGTGTACAATCGGGAGATACCAAAATTACGCAATTGAACGGTGCGGCAGATGTTAAATTCACTTCCGGCAGTGTGAAGATCGAGCAAGAAGTTTCCGGTCCAATGGATGTATCGGGACATTCAGGAGATATTTCCATACAAGCAGCGCCCGATTTTGACGGCATTTACGATGCACAGGCTACTTCGGGTGATGTAAATATACCTGATTCCCCAATGGTAAGCCGTGATGTCATCAAAGCCCGTACCACTTCCGGAAGCATCAAGATCAAACAATAA
- a CDS encoding 3-ketoacyl-ACP reductase: MELKNKTAVITGAGKGIGRAIAEALAKEGVHLGLIARTASDLEALQQSLSQEYGVKVTSAIADISDRTQAEAAVAAIEMELGAVDILINNAGIASFGTLLDMDPEEWERILHVNVMGTYYVTRAVLPSMIKESSGSIINIASTAGERGFATGSAYCASKFALLGMTESLMQEVRKSNIRVTALTPSTVNTELATNAGLKVGDEDRMMQAEDVAELALATLKLSDRVFVKAAGIWTTNPQ, from the coding sequence ATGGAACTTAAAAATAAAACGGCGGTCATCACTGGCGCCGGTAAAGGTATTGGCCGTGCCATTGCTGAAGCACTTGCCAAGGAAGGTGTACATCTCGGACTTATCGCTCGGACGGCCTCCGATCTGGAGGCTCTCCAGCAATCACTGAGCCAGGAATACGGTGTAAAAGTAACCAGTGCTATTGCTGATATCTCCGATCGCACCCAGGCTGAAGCAGCTGTGGCTGCGATTGAGATGGAGCTTGGTGCGGTAGATATTCTGATCAACAATGCAGGCATTGCAAGCTTTGGTACACTGCTGGACATGGACCCGGAAGAATGGGAACGCATCCTGCATGTTAATGTCATGGGTACATACTACGTAACTCGTGCTGTGCTGCCAAGCATGATCAAGGAAAGCAGCGGCAGCATTATCAATATCGCTTCCACCGCAGGCGAGCGTGGATTCGCTACCGGCTCTGCTTATTGTGCTTCCAAATTCGCGCTGCTCGGCATGACCGAATCCCTGATGCAGGAAGTTCGCAAATCCAATATCCGGGTTACGGCGTTAACACCAAGCACAGTGAACACGGAACTGGCAACGAATGCCGGACTGAAAGTTGGAGACGAAGACCGCATGATGCAAGCAGAAGACGTAGCTGAACTGGCTTTGGCGACGCTCAAGCTGTCGGATCGTGTATTTGTCAAAGCTGCTGGCATCTGGACAACTAATCCTCAGTAA
- a CDS encoding helix-turn-helix domain-containing protein produces the protein MDIGLAIRTIRKQKQITIMQLCEGTGLSKGFISNVENNKTSPSIATLESIADYLEVPLPYLLLSPEQRMNVVRKDERKETTAGSGQIKVQHLTAKGAMRMSIVELPAGASTGVNKHAGEESHLVLQGRIRAEQCEDVEILEAGDSFSWNAIVPHEVTNIGEEPAVVLIAVSKELDLDRLWNA, from the coding sequence ATGGATATTGGCCTGGCCATTCGTACGATCCGCAAACAAAAACAGATCACCATTATGCAATTGTGTGAGGGTACGGGGCTGTCCAAAGGGTTTATCAGCAACGTGGAAAATAATAAAACATCACCGTCCATCGCCACGCTCGAAAGTATCGCGGATTATCTGGAAGTACCACTGCCATACTTGCTGCTGTCACCGGAGCAGCGGATGAATGTGGTGCGCAAGGATGAGCGCAAGGAGACTACTGCCGGAAGCGGGCAGATCAAGGTACAGCATCTAACGGCCAAGGGAGCCATGCGCATGTCCATTGTGGAGCTGCCAGCAGGTGCATCGACAGGAGTCAATAAGCACGCCGGAGAAGAAAGTCATCTGGTTCTGCAAGGCCGAATTCGCGCAGAGCAGTGTGAGGATGTAGAGATTCTGGAAGCGGGGGATTCGTTCAGCTGGAATGCCATCGTTCCTCATGAAGTCACCAATATTGGGGAGGAGCCCGCGGTGGTGCTGATCGCTGTATCCAAGGAGCTTGATTTGGATCGTTTATGGAATGCATAA